CCGGAGCGGGCGGCCGGGTGGATCGCTGCGCTGGTGGACGCGGCCTTCGCCAGGGTGAGCGTGGACCGCGATCTGGTGGTCGAGGACGAGGTGGAGATGCTGCGCCTTATCCTGACCAGGTTCCTGCTCGTTCAGCCGTAGAAGGGGAGAAGCGTTGGGGCGCAAGCAGATCCCGGTCGTGATCGTCGCCGGGTTCCTGGGCTCGGGGAAGACGACGCTGCTCAACCACCTGCTCTCGGCCAGCGGGGGCACCCGGATCGGCGTGGTGGTCAACGACTTCGGCAGCATCAACATCGACGCGATGCAGGTGGCCGGGCAGGTCGACTCGATGATCTCGCTGGGCAACGGCTGCCTGTGCTGCCTGGTGGACGCCTCCGGCATGGACGCGCTGCTGGAGCGGCTGGCCCGGCCGGGCGCGGGCATCGACGTGATCGTCATCGAGGCCAGCGGGCTGGCCGAACCCCGCGACCTGATCCGGATGGTGCTGGCCAGCGACAACCCGAGGCTGTGCTACGGCGGGCTGGTCGAGGTGGTCGACGGCGCGGAGTTCGAGTCGAGCAGGCGGCGCCACCCCGAGCTGGACAAGCACCTCAGGTACGCCGACCTGGTGGTGCTCAACAAGATCGACCGGATCGACGCCGAGCAGCAGCGGTTGCTGCACAAGACCGTCACCGAGCTGAGCGAGGGCAGACCGGTGCTGCCGGCCTCGCACGGCCGGGTCGACCCGGCGCTGCTGTTCGAACAGCGGCCCAAGCGGGACGAGGTGGCGCGCCAGCTGTCCTT
The window above is part of the Allokutzneria albata genome. Proteins encoded here:
- a CDS encoding CobW family GTP-binding protein; protein product: MGRKQIPVVIVAGFLGSGKTTLLNHLLSASGGTRIGVVVNDFGSINIDAMQVAGQVDSMISLGNGCLCCLVDASGMDALLERLARPGAGIDVIVIEASGLAEPRDLIRMVLASDNPRLCYGGLVEVVDGAEFESSRRRHPELDKHLRYADLVVLNKIDRIDAEQQRLLHKTVTELSEGRPVLPASHGRVDPALLFEQRPKRDEVARQLSFDDLDDDHSAHAHAAYQSVEFSSAKPLNPRRLMAFLDSRPAGLYRMKGFVHFGLPGHRQKHVLHTVGGFLRFERSRWEQGEAHHTHLVLIGAGIDADAVRAGLAECVETDPAPSDTQAMLLIAPYLR